The following are from one region of the Methanomassiliicoccales archaeon LGM-DZ1 genome:
- the pyrF gene encoding orotidine-5'-phosphate decarboxylase, which produces MKKSSRVILALDETDREKALSVADSVSGTVDAIKINWPLVLSAGPEMITELSERSDVICDFKVADIPNTVHLIVDLALKRGASGVIVHAFTGSDSLSEAVRTAEGRGYVYAVTEMSHPGGKEFTAPVAEQLAQMGVKCCVKGFIAPATRPDRIAAIRRIAGPGMEILSPGVGAQGGSAAEAIKAGADYVIVGRAIYGSEDPAAAARAFAADVRSAL; this is translated from the coding sequence ATGAAGAAGAGCAGCCGTGTCATACTGGCACTTGACGAGACCGACCGTGAGAAGGCGCTTTCCGTGGCCGATTCCGTCTCCGGGACAGTGGACGCGATCAAGATAAACTGGCCCCTGGTACTCTCCGCCGGGCCGGAGATGATAACCGAGCTCTCGGAGCGTTCGGACGTCATCTGCGATTTCAAGGTCGCCGACATCCCGAACACGGTGCATCTGATCGTTGATCTGGCACTTAAGAGGGGGGCCTCCGGGGTCATCGTCCATGCCTTCACCGGCTCCGACTCCCTGTCCGAGGCGGTCAGGACCGCCGAGGGACGCGGCTATGTTTACGCTGTCACCGAGATGAGCCATCCCGGAGGGAAGGAGTTCACCGCCCCGGTCGCAGAGCAGCTGGCACAGATGGGCGTGAAGTGCTGCGTGAAGGGTTTCATCGCCCCCGCCACCCGTCCGGACCGCATCGCCGCCATCAGGAGGATCGCGGGCCCGGGCATGGAGATCCTCTCCCCCGGTGTCGGTGCTCAGGGGGGCTCGGCCGCCGAAGCGATCAAAGCCGGGGCCGATTATGTCATAGTCGGCAGGGCCATCTACGGTTCGGAGGACCCAGCGGCCGCCGCCCGCGCCTTCGCCGCCGACGTGCGCTCGGCGCTATGA
- a CDS encoding radical SAM protein, producing the protein MAFVRFDSGSAANGPLAEGCEYCTRGSKMVLFVTGRCRAGCFYCPISENRRTSGSVYANEGPVSNDDQVIEEAEAMDAEGTGITGGDPSEDMERTLHYIRLLKEHFGPGHHIHMYTAEISLEKARMLEEAGLDEIRYHPIEARWRNMESTELAEVVSGTGMDVGIEIPALPGRVDDMAAMLKYAFSAGVKFANLNELEFSETNWDMMEKHGYEVRDEVSSAVKGSEEAALAVMKALPDLPIHFCSSRFKDGVQLRNRLKRRAANTARPYDVVTEDGTLIKGIIYADDLDAAAGLLKDDFDVPDELIFVDRERNRIETAPWVLEEICGDLPYRCYETEEYPTRDRLEVERTPLNR; encoded by the coding sequence ATGGCCTTTGTGAGGTTCGATTCGGGCTCGGCCGCCAACGGCCCCCTTGCCGAGGGATGCGAATACTGCACCAGAGGATCCAAGATGGTCCTGTTCGTCACCGGCAGGTGCCGCGCCGGGTGCTTCTACTGCCCGATATCAGAGAACCGCAGGACCTCCGGGTCCGTGTACGCCAACGAAGGGCCGGTCTCCAACGACGACCAGGTCATCGAGGAGGCTGAGGCGATGGACGCGGAAGGCACCGGGATCACCGGCGGGGACCCGTCCGAGGACATGGAACGGACCCTCCATTACATCCGCCTCCTGAAGGAGCACTTCGGCCCCGGCCATCACATCCACATGTACACGGCCGAGATATCCCTGGAGAAAGCGCGGATGCTGGAGGAGGCGGGCCTCGACGAGATCCGCTACCACCCGATAGAGGCGCGCTGGAGGAACATGGAGTCCACCGAGCTTGCCGAAGTCGTGTCCGGGACCGGGATGGACGTGGGCATAGAGATCCCCGCATTGCCTGGGCGCGTGGACGACATGGCGGCCATGCTGAAGTACGCATTCTCGGCAGGCGTGAAGTTCGCCAACCTCAACGAGCTGGAGTTCAGCGAGACCAACTGGGACATGATGGAGAAGCACGGCTACGAGGTCAGGGACGAAGTGTCATCTGCAGTTAAAGGCTCGGAAGAGGCCGCGCTCGCGGTCATGAAGGCCCTGCCGGACCTCCCCATCCATTTCTGCAGCTCCCGCTTCAAGGACGGCGTCCAGCTGAGGAACCGCCTCAAGCGCAGGGCGGCCAATACGGCCAGGCCCTACGATGTGGTCACCGAGGACGGGACCCTGATCAAGGGCATAATCTACGCCGATGACCTCGATGCCGCCGCCGGCCTGCTGAAGGATGATTTCGATGTGCCGGACGAGCTCATCTTCGTGGACCGGGAGCGGAACCGCATCGAGACGGCCCCCTGGGTCTTGGAGGAGATCTGCGGGGACCTCCCGTACAGGTGCTACGAGACGGAGGAATACCCGACCAGGGACAGGCTCGAGGTCGAGCGCACTCCGCTCAACCGATGA
- a CDS encoding NusA-like transcription termination signal-binding factor has product MSAENSKQEIVLTDDTLRYIALFQQLTHTNAVDCMDTPDKLVFVVEKGQGNIAVGKKGEHVIKLKEITGKNIQVVEYSDDPAQFVMNVFHVYKPQKVVIEKRGDINHATVTVDPELKGRAIGKAGRNLRIARDIVNRHHDIQSLSVE; this is encoded by the coding sequence ATGTCCGCCGAGAACTCGAAGCAGGAGATCGTCCTGACCGACGACACCCTCCGCTACATCGCGCTGTTCCAGCAGCTGACCCACACCAACGCGGTCGACTGCATGGACACGCCCGACAAGCTCGTCTTCGTAGTGGAGAAGGGCCAGGGCAACATAGCCGTGGGCAAGAAAGGGGAGCACGTCATCAAGCTGAAGGAGATCACAGGGAAGAACATCCAGGTGGTGGAGTACTCAGACGACCCCGCCCAGTTCGTCATGAACGTCTTCCATGTCTACAAGCCTCAGAAGGTCGTCATCGAGAAACGCGGCGACATCAATCACGCTACCGTGACCGTGGATCCCGAACTCAAGGGCCGCGCGATCGGAAAGGCCGGCAGGAACCTGCGCATAGCCAGGGATATCGTCAACAGGCATCACGATATCCAGAGCCTGAGCGTAGAGTGA
- a CDS encoding 50S ribosomal protein L30e produces MSEEVDISKALKAAIATGKVEFGVDQTEKAVKSGKAQMIIISKNCPSDSLKKTSVKTHVYDGNNMELGALCGKPFSVSALAVIDKGTSNILTL; encoded by the coding sequence ATGAGCGAAGAAGTAGACATATCCAAAGCACTGAAAGCAGCCATCGCGACCGGAAAGGTCGAGTTCGGAGTGGACCAGACTGAGAAAGCGGTCAAGTCCGGCAAGGCCCAGATGATCATCATCTCCAAGAACTGCCCCTCCGACTCGCTGAAGAAGACCTCCGTCAAGACCCACGTCTACGACGGGAACAACATGGAGCTCGGGGCCCTCTGCGGAAAGCCGTTCTCCGTATCAGCGCTTGCCGTCATCGACAAGGGCACTTCCAACATCTTAACGCTGTGA
- the rpoA2 gene encoding DNA-directed RNA polymerase subunit A'': protein MAKKDTIAALVKRGVSEEAAALILTRYTTLGSIASAGAPALAELGIEEAEAEDIIMKIGKRPARASSPSKKARPEAAQPEAVREPPEEIYRPHEYTDMEKRLFAIADRLGIKLPMKIVCDIAKRVSGADLPEETCEKLITVANRMYTSHLMDQNESAGVMAAHSLGEPATQMNLRTFHFAGVANVNVTEGLPRIIEIVDARREPSTPSMTIPLKGLAAEDEGVAKHVASEIEITSLIDVASIETDITNQKLIVVPDARKMEERGLTIDDIVEKLNKIKAVRGMVTRQDYDIVIGSDEPSFKKLQQMYDAVRNAKLKGVEGIQRAILQMNKATGKWEIVTEGSNLEEVLQLESVEAENVMTNSVLEVADVLGIEAARNSIIHEAMTTMEHAGLDVDVRHVMLVADVMTNDGTVRAIGRHGVSGKKSSVLARAAFEITAAHLLHAATVGEVDHLEGVTENIIVGQPVTLGTGAVKLIYTPKKKKGENE from the coding sequence ATGGCGAAGAAGGACACGATTGCGGCGCTTGTCAAGAGAGGCGTCAGCGAGGAGGCCGCCGCCCTCATCCTGACCAGGTACACCACCCTCGGGAGCATTGCATCCGCCGGGGCGCCCGCCCTCGCGGAGCTGGGGATCGAGGAGGCCGAGGCCGAGGACATCATCATGAAGATCGGCAAGCGCCCCGCCAGGGCATCTTCGCCCTCCAAGAAGGCGAGGCCCGAGGCGGCGCAGCCCGAGGCCGTCCGCGAGCCCCCTGAGGAGATCTACAGGCCGCACGAGTACACCGACATGGAGAAACGCCTCTTCGCGATCGCCGACAGGCTGGGGATCAAGCTCCCCATGAAGATCGTCTGCGACATCGCCAAGAGGGTCAGCGGCGCGGACCTCCCCGAGGAGACCTGCGAGAAGCTGATCACCGTCGCCAACAGGATGTACACCTCGCACCTGATGGACCAGAACGAGTCCGCAGGAGTCATGGCGGCGCACTCCCTCGGAGAGCCCGCCACCCAGATGAACCTCCGTACCTTCCACTTCGCGGGTGTCGCGAACGTGAACGTCACCGAGGGTCTGCCGAGGATCATCGAGATCGTCGACGCCAGGCGCGAGCCGTCCACCCCGTCCATGACCATACCCCTGAAGGGCCTGGCCGCCGAGGACGAGGGCGTGGCCAAGCACGTGGCGTCCGAGATCGAGATCACCTCCCTCATCGACGTGGCCAGCATCGAGACCGACATCACCAACCAGAAGCTGATCGTCGTCCCGGACGCCAGGAAGATGGAGGAGCGCGGGCTCACCATCGACGACATCGTCGAGAAGCTGAACAAGATCAAGGCCGTCCGCGGGATGGTCACCAGGCAGGACTACGACATCGTCATCGGTTCCGACGAGCCTTCCTTCAAGAAGCTCCAGCAGATGTACGACGCCGTCAGGAACGCCAAGCTGAAGGGGGTCGAGGGCATCCAGAGGGCAATCCTCCAGATGAACAAGGCCACCGGCAAGTGGGAGATCGTCACCGAGGGGAGCAACCTCGAGGAGGTCCTCCAGCTGGAGTCCGTCGAGGCCGAGAACGTCATGACGAACTCCGTCCTGGAGGTCGCCGACGTCCTCGGCATCGAGGCCGCCAGGAACTCGATCATCCATGAGGCGATGACCACCATGGAGCACGCAGGTCTGGACGTCGACGTCAGGCACGTCATGCTCGTGGCCGACGTCATGACCAACGACGGCACCGTGAGGGCCATCGGAAGGCACGGTGTCTCCGGAAAGAAGTCCTCCGTCCTTGCCAGGGCGGCGTTCGAGATCACCGCGGCGCATCTGCTGCACGCGGCGACCGTCGGCGAGGTGGACCATCTCGAGGGAGTCACCGAAAACATCATAGTGGGTCAGCCGGTGACCCTAGGAACCGGCGCAGTCAAGCTAATCTACACACCCAAGAAGAAAAAGGGGGAAAATGAATGA